The following are encoded together in the Lactuca sativa cultivar Salinas chromosome 1, Lsat_Salinas_v11, whole genome shotgun sequence genome:
- the LOC111909550 gene encoding periodic tryptophan protein 2, with the protein MNYRFQNLLGAPYRGGNAIVVNNTLLISPVGNRISVTDLVKSETITLPCQASSNISRIAASPDGVFLLAVDDNSRCLFINLRRRAVLHRIAFKNPVASAKFSPDGSFIAVASGKLVQIWRSPGFKKEFFPFELVKTFANCNDKVTALDWSPDSDYVLAGSKDLTVRLFCLKKLSGSNKPFLFLGHRDIIVGAFFGIEKKTKQVSRVYTVSRDGAIFSWSYTEKDEIPSPGTPEQTMEVEQTSNVKKRKNSDAIIDEETSTLLHTAKWELSKKNFFMQTPAKLTSCDYHRGLEIVVVGFSNGVFGLYQMPDFVCIHLLSISREKITTATFNDLGNWLTFGCARLGQLLVWEWKSESYILKQQGHYFDVNTLAYSPDSQLLATGADDNKIKVWTVSSGFCFVTFSEHTNAVTALHFMASNHCLLSASLDGTVRAWDLFRYRNFRTFTTPSSRQFVSLASDQSGEVICAGTLDSFEIFVWSMKTGRLLDVLSGHEGPVHGLMFSPTSAILASSSWDRSVRLWDVFDGKGSVETFTHTHDVLTVVYRPDGKQLACSTLDGQIHFWDPIDGLLMYTIEGRKDIAGGRLMSDRRSAANSTSGKCFTTLSYSADGNYILAGGSSKYICMYDVADQVLLRRFQITLNLSLDGVLDVLNSKNMTDAGPLNLIDDDNSDVDDGVEKQTRVKSGYDLPGSMPNRGRPIVRTKCLRIAPTGRSWAAATTEGVLVYSMDDNFIFDPTDLDIDVTPEAVEAALNEDQPSRALILSLRLNEDELIKKCIISIAPADIRVVVASVPFKYLNRLIMAFAELLENCPHLEFILRWCQELSKCHGHSIQQNSRNLLPALKSLQKAITRLHQDLGDTCASNEYLLRYLCSTSSKP; encoded by the exons ATGAACTACAGGTTTCAGAACCTCCTCGGAGCTCCATACAGGGGCGGGAATGCCATTGTCGTCAACAACACACTTCTTATATCACCAGTTGGCAATCGTATCTCTGTAACAGACCTCGTGAAATCAGAAACTATAACTCTTCCTTGTCAAGCCTCCTCAAACATATCCAGAATTGCCGCCTCTCCTGACGGCGTATTCCTTCTCGCCGTTGATGACAACTCCCGCTGCCTCTTCATCAACCTACGTCGCCGTGCTGTACTTCATCGCATCGCCTTTAAGAATCCCGTGGCATCCGCGAAGTTTAGCCCGGATGGCTCGTTCATCGCTGTCGCCTCCGGGAAGTTAGTTCAAATATGGAGGTCCCCAGGGTTCAAGAAGGAGTTTTTCCCGTTCGAGTTGGTAAAAACTTTCGCTAATTGTAATGATAAAGTTACTGCACTTGATTGGAGTCCTGATTCAGACTATGTGTTGGCTGGTTCGAAGGATTTGACGGTTAGGCTTTTTTGTCTGAAGAAATTAAGTGGTTCAAACAAACCTTTTCTGTTTTTAGGTCATAGAGATATTATCGTAGGTGCATTTTTTGGTATTGAGAAAAAAACGAAACAAGTTTCTAGGGTTTACACTGTATCACGCGATGGCGCAATTTTTAGCTGGAGTTATACGGAGAAAGATGAAATACCTTCACCTGGCACTCCTGAACAAACCATGGAAGTGGAGCAAACTAGTAACGTGAAGAAAAGAAAGAATTCCGACGCCATTATTGATGAAGAAACTTCCACTTTGTTGCATACAGCCAAGTGGGAATTGTCAAAGAAGAATTTCTTTATGCAAACCCCAGCAAAGCTAACATCCTGCGATTATCACAGAGGTTTGGAGATCGTGGTGGTTGGAttctcaaatggtgtttttggccTATATCAGATGCCTGATTTTGTTTGTATACACTTGTTATCTATATCCAGAGAGAAGATCACAACTGCTACTTTTAATGATCTTGGAAACTGGCTAACATTTGGCTGTGCAAGACTTGGACAATTACTTGTTTGGGAATGGAAGTCTGAAAGCTATATATTGAAGCAACAAGGACATTACTTTGATGTCAACACTCTTGCATATTCCCCCGATTCACAGCTCTTAGCTACTGGTGCAGATGATAATAAAATCAAG GTCTGGACTGTGTCATCAGGCTTCTGTTTTGTGACTTTTTCTGAGCATACAAATGCAGTTACTGCACTTCATTTCATGGCTAGCAACCATTGTTTACTGAGTGCATCCCTTGATGGAACTGTTCGCGCTTGGGATCTGTTCCGTTATCGTAATTTTAGGACATTCACTACCCCTTCTTCTAGACAGTTTGTTTCTTTAGCATCAGACCAAAGTGGTGAAGTGATCTGTGCAGGAACCCTCgattcatttgag ATCTTTGTTTGGTCAATGAAAACCGGGCGACTGTTGGATGTTCTAAGTGGACATGAAGGTCCAGTTCATGGATTAATGTTTTCTCCAACaagt GCGATTCTTGCATCATCATCATGGGACAGATCTGTGCGTTTATGGGATGTTTTTGATGGAAAAGGTTCAGTAGAAACATTCACTCACACTCACGATGTTCTTACAGTTGTTTATCGTCCAGATGGCAAGCAATTAGCTTGCAGCACATTAGATGGACAAATTCATTTCTGGGATCCCATTGATGGATTGTTAATGTACACCATTGAGGGGCGTAAAGACATTGCTGGAGGACGCCTAATGTCTGATCGTAGGTCAGCAGCCAATTCCACTTCAGGAAAATGCTTCACAACTTTATCTTATTCGGCTGATGGAAATTACATTTTAGCTGGTGGAAGCAGCAAATACATCTGTATGTATGATGTCGCTGACCAG GTATTGCTGCGGAGATTCCAAATAACTCTAAATCTGTCTTTGGATGGAGTTCTTGATGTTTTGAATTCAAAGAACATGACGGATGCTGGTCCTTTGAATTTAATCGATGATGATAATAGCGATGTTGATGATGGTGTTGAGAAACAAACACGGGTCAAGTCGGGTTATGACCTGCCCGGATCTATGCCTAATCGCGGGCGGCCTATTGTCCGAACAAAATGCCTACGGATCGCGCCCACGGGTCGTAGTTGGGCAGCTGCAACAACCGAAGGGGTTTTAGTTTACTCCATGGATGATAATTTCATATTTGACCCCACAGATCTTGACATAGACGTCACACCAGAG GCAGTTGAAGCGGCACTTAATGAAGATCAACCGAGTAGAGCTTTGATTCTGAGTTTAAGATTAAATGAAgatgaattgattaaaaagtgTATTATTAGTATTGCTCCTGCGGATATAAGAGTGGTGGTTGCATCGGTGCCgtttaaatatttaaatagaTTAATCATGGCTTTTGCGGAGCTTCTAGAAAATTGCCCTCATCTGGAGTTTATTCTTCGATGGTGTCAG GAGCTTTCTAAATGTCACGGACACTCGATTCAGC
- the LOC111910576 gene encoding L10-interacting MYB domain-containing protein-like: MLVWNESEDKTFLDACIHEINTNGREGSELKASSWKTVREKLINEHGKEVDQKQMRNHFDYYKSKYVAWVKLKNKTGNIYDPIKNKFNLTDEQWKEEGKLDKYVLSLKSRPLLFPDICTQLFEGSTSTGFQSWGPSSILPRPVEEFSAHDFDEDVPMETSTQHVGASEESSGRSKKTEVGGNKRVGGKKRDARALEVEEEIVKLARSLVEKK, from the exons ATGTTGGTTTGGAACGAAAGTGAGGACAAAACTTTTCTTGATGCATGTATCCATGAAATAAACACTAATGGTCGTGAGGGTTCTGAGCTTAAGGCTAGTTCATGGAAGACAGTACGCGAAAAATTGATAAATGAACACGGTAAAGAGGTTGATCAAAAGCAAATGAGAAACCACTTTGACTACTACAAATCAAAGTATGTTGCTTGGGTGAAACTGAAAAACAAAACCGGCAATATATATGAtcctataaaaaataaatttaatctgACCGATGAACAATGGAAGGAAGAGGGGAAG TTGGACAAGTACGTGTTGTCATTGAAAAGTAGACCCCTGCTGTTTCCAGatatttgcacccaactatttgAAGGGTCGACCTCAACCGGCTTTCAAAGTTGGGGGCCATCTTCTATACTCCCTCGTCCTGTAGAAGAATTTAGTGCCCATGATTTTGATGAAGATGTTCCAATGGAAACCTCAACACAACATGTAGGTGCAAGTGAAGAATCTTCGGGGCGTTCAAAAAAAACAGAAGTTGGTGGAAACAAAAGAGTTGGTGGGAAAAAAAGAGATGCAAGGGCATTAGAAGTTGAAGAGGAGATTGTCAAGCTTGCAAGGTCGTTAgtggaaaaaaaatga
- the LOC111909527 gene encoding uncharacterized protein LOC111909527, producing MSSYTNASIGSGSRTPRRSVEFGRTYVVRPKGKHQATVVWLHGLGDNGSSWSQLLDNLPLPNIKWICPTAPTRPVTVLGGFPCTAWFDEGELSEDGPNDVEGLDASVSHIANLLSTEPTDVKLGIGGFSMGAACALYSATCFAQGKYGNGSPYPVNLKAIVGLSGWLPGGRSLRSMIEGSQDGARRAASLPILLCHGRGDEVVPYKFGERSSQILSSAGFRYVAFKTYEGLGHYTVPKEMEEVCQWLNARLVA from the exons ATGAGTAGTTATACAAATGCTTCCATTGGTTCCG GTAGTAGAACACCTAGGAGAAGCGTTGAGTTTGGTAGGACTTATGTGGTGAGGCCAAAAGGGAAGCACCAAGCAACGGTTGTTTGGTTGCATGGTCTTGGTGATAATGGCTCAAG TTGGTCTCAACTCTTGGATAATCTTCCTCTTCCAAAC ATTAAGTGGATATGCCCAACTGCTCCTACTCGCCCTGTGACTGTTCTTGGTGGATTTCCTTGCACTGCAT GGTTTGATGAGGGAGAGCTCTCAGAAGATGGCCCAAATGATGTTGAAGGTTTAGATGCTTCAGTATCACACATAGCAAACTTGTTATCAACGGAGCCCACTGAtg TTAAACTTGGTATTGGGGGATTTAGTATGGGTGCTGCATGTGCACTTTACTCTGCAACTTGTTTCGCCCAGGGTAAATACGGAAATGGCAGCCCTTATCCAGTTAACTTAAAGGCTATTGTAGGATTGAGTGGCTGGCTTCCTGGTGGAAG GAGTTTGAGAAGCATGATAGAAGGATCACAGGATGGTGCTAGACGTGCTGCCTCATTGCCCATTTTGCTTTGTCATGGACGTG GTGATGAAGTTGTCCCATACAAATTCGGAGAGAGGTCTTCTCAGATCTTGAGTTCAGCTGGATTCAGATATGTTGCATTCAAAACATATGAAGG GCTTGGACATTACACTGTCCCTAAAGAAATGGAAGAGGTGTGCCAATGGCTAAATGCAAGGCTTGTAGCTTAA